In Arthrobacter sp. B3I4, the following proteins share a genomic window:
- a CDS encoding metalloregulator ArsR/SmtB family transcription factor, with the protein MKRFTWNRRLSAVASLRDENRRRLFDFVASAPQAVGRDDAAGALGLARSTASFHLDRLVDDGLLGVEFRKLGDKAGPGSGRPAKLYRAAVQEVSASVPERNYDLAAELLVTAVERSAADGSSAREELLRAAYERGFGAGEAAGAPDFAGLLAAEGYRPADDGSGGLVLLNCPFHRVAEGHAGVVCAMNGAFLSGAAAGWGVDPDRVEPLAIDELRAQGSAGSAQCCARIRPL; encoded by the coding sequence ATGAAGCGATTTACGTGGAACCGGAGGCTGTCCGCCGTCGCCTCCCTGCGCGACGAGAACCGCCGTCGGCTCTTCGACTTTGTCGCCTCCGCGCCGCAGGCTGTGGGGCGGGACGATGCCGCGGGAGCGTTGGGGCTGGCACGCAGTACGGCGTCTTTCCACCTGGACCGGCTGGTCGACGACGGTCTGCTGGGCGTGGAGTTCCGGAAACTGGGCGACAAGGCAGGTCCGGGGTCCGGCCGGCCGGCCAAGCTATACCGGGCTGCGGTACAGGAGGTGTCCGCTTCCGTTCCGGAGCGCAACTACGACCTCGCCGCGGAACTGCTGGTTACGGCGGTTGAGCGGTCAGCCGCCGACGGTAGTTCCGCCCGCGAGGAGCTGCTGCGGGCCGCGTATGAGCGCGGGTTCGGGGCGGGGGAGGCGGCCGGCGCTCCGGACTTCGCCGGTCTGCTGGCGGCCGAAGGCTACCGCCCGGCGGACGACGGCAGCGGCGGGCTGGTGCTGCTCAACTGCCCCTTCCACCGCGTGGCGGAGGGCCACGCCGGGGTGGTCTGTGCCATGAACGGTGCGTTCCTGAGCGGAGCTGCGGCCGGCTGGGGCGTCGACCCGGACCGGGTGGAGCCACTCGCAATTGACGAGCTCAGGGCGCAGGGCTCCGCCGGCTCCGCCCAGTGCTGCGCAAGGATCAGGCCGCTTTGA
- a CDS encoding ABC transporter substrate-binding protein — protein sequence MAMNKKALQSAIALAGVSAFALTACTGPSGGGTASGSASGGGAITYGTTDKVVTLDPAGSYDAGSFMVMNQIYPFLLNSKPGTADSTPDIAESASFTSPTEYTVKLKSGLKFANGHALTSSDVKFSIDRVVKINDDNGPASLLGNLASVEVKDDSTVVFKLKEGNDQVFPGVLAANAGPIVDEEVFAAGKLMSDDDIVKGKPFAGPYTIESYKKNELVSLKANPDYKGLLGKPANDSATIKYYADSNNLKLDVQQGNIDVAGRSLTATDAADLEKDSKVKVHKGPGGELRYIVFNFDTMPFGAKTADADPKKALAVRQAMADVVDRDAIATQVYKGTYLPAYSVVPDGFVGAIKPLKDMYGDGNGKPSLEKAKKAFSDAGVTAPVTLKLQYNPDHYGKSSGDEYAMIKEQLEKSGLFKVDLQSTEWVTYSKDRTKDVYPVYQLGWFPDYSDADNYLTPFFIPGNFLKNHYENPAVTDLIKKQLTTVDKAEREKVLGDAQTAVAKDLSTLPLLQGAQLMVAGKDVQGVDKTLDASFKTRLGVISK from the coding sequence ATGGCAATGAACAAAAAGGCCCTGCAGAGCGCCATCGCGCTTGCCGGGGTTTCCGCCTTTGCATTGACGGCCTGCACCGGCCCTTCCGGCGGCGGAACGGCGTCCGGGAGCGCCTCAGGCGGAGGCGCCATTACGTACGGCACCACGGACAAGGTGGTCACCCTCGACCCGGCCGGCTCTTACGACGCCGGCTCTTTCATGGTGATGAACCAGATCTACCCGTTCTTGTTGAACTCCAAGCCCGGAACGGCCGACTCCACCCCGGACATCGCCGAATCCGCTTCCTTCACCAGCCCCACCGAGTACACCGTCAAGCTCAAGTCCGGGCTCAAGTTCGCCAACGGGCATGCCCTGACCTCCTCGGACGTGAAGTTCTCGATCGACCGCGTCGTCAAGATCAACGACGACAACGGTCCGGCTTCCCTGCTGGGCAACCTCGCTTCGGTGGAAGTCAAAGACGACTCCACCGTGGTGTTCAAGCTCAAGGAAGGCAACGACCAGGTCTTCCCCGGCGTGCTCGCTGCCAACGCCGGCCCGATCGTCGACGAAGAAGTCTTCGCCGCCGGCAAGCTGATGAGCGACGACGACATCGTCAAGGGCAAGCCCTTCGCCGGCCCGTACACAATCGAGAGCTACAAGAAGAACGAACTTGTCAGCCTCAAAGCCAATCCCGACTACAAGGGTCTGCTCGGCAAACCGGCGAACGACAGCGCCACGATCAAGTACTACGCCGACTCCAACAACCTGAAGCTCGACGTCCAGCAGGGCAACATCGACGTCGCCGGCCGCAGCCTGACCGCGACCGACGCCGCCGACCTCGAAAAGGACTCCAAGGTCAAGGTCCACAAGGGCCCGGGCGGCGAGCTGCGCTACATCGTCTTCAACTTCGACACCATGCCGTTCGGCGCCAAGACCGCCGACGCCGACCCGAAGAAGGCACTCGCCGTGCGCCAGGCGATGGCCGACGTCGTCGACCGTGACGCGATCGCCACGCAGGTCTACAAGGGCACCTACCTGCCCGCGTACTCCGTGGTTCCCGACGGCTTCGTCGGTGCCATCAAGCCGCTGAAGGACATGTACGGCGACGGCAACGGCAAGCCCAGCCTTGAGAAGGCCAAGAAGGCCTTCAGCGACGCCGGCGTCACCGCCCCGGTAACCCTGAAACTGCAGTACAACCCGGACCACTACGGCAAGTCCTCCGGCGACGAATACGCCATGATCAAGGAGCAGCTGGAGAAGTCAGGCCTGTTCAAGGTCGACCTGCAGTCCACTGAATGGGTCACCTACTCCAAGGACCGCACCAAGGACGTGTACCCGGTCTACCAGCTCGGCTGGTTCCCGGACTATTCCGACGCCGACAACTACCTGACCCCGTTCTTCATCCCGGGGAACTTCCTGAAGAACCACTACGAGAACCCGGCTGTGACTGATCTGATCAAGAAGCAGCTGACCACGGTGGACAAGGCCGAACGTGAGAAGGTACTCGGTGACGCCCAGACGGCGGTCGCCAAGGACCTCTCCACCCTGCCGCTGCTGCAGGGCGCCCAGCTCATGGTCGCCGGCAAGGACGTCCAGGGCGTCGACAAGACCCTGGATGCGTCGTTCAAGACCCGTCTTGGTGTGATTTCCAAGTAG
- a CDS encoding PIG-L deacetylase family protein, with protein MSTEAATAPSPFDAERAGIERVLCFAAHPDDIDFGAAGTIAAWTAAGVQVSYCIMTDGDAGGFDPERRDEIVRLRIEEQQRAAALVGVTDIRYLHQRDGYLEASHEVIREVVRLIRDVRPDVVLAMHPERNWNRIQKSHPDHLAVGEAVTRAVYPALENPFAYPELAAAGLDAYKLPWLWLFAGPDERDNHFVDVTDHVEDKVAAIHIHVSQHPDAGAMERTVRGLMLANAERAGLAPGRSAEAFHVVAVNGPGTIAGF; from the coding sequence TTGAGCACGGAGGCCGCCACGGCCCCGAGCCCGTTCGACGCGGAGCGCGCCGGGATTGAGCGGGTGCTGTGTTTTGCCGCCCACCCGGACGACATCGACTTCGGCGCTGCCGGCACCATCGCCGCGTGGACTGCGGCCGGCGTGCAGGTCTCATACTGCATCATGACCGACGGTGATGCCGGAGGCTTCGACCCGGAGCGGCGCGACGAGATTGTCCGGCTGCGCATCGAGGAGCAGCAGCGCGCCGCTGCCCTCGTCGGGGTGACCGACATCCGGTACCTGCACCAGCGCGATGGCTACCTCGAGGCCTCGCACGAGGTCATCCGCGAGGTGGTGCGGCTGATCCGCGACGTCCGTCCCGACGTCGTGCTGGCGATGCACCCGGAACGCAACTGGAACCGGATCCAAAAGAGCCACCCCGACCACCTGGCAGTGGGGGAGGCCGTGACCCGGGCGGTCTATCCGGCGCTGGAAAACCCGTTCGCCTACCCGGAACTGGCAGCCGCAGGGCTGGACGCGTACAAACTGCCCTGGCTCTGGCTGTTCGCGGGGCCGGATGAACGTGATAACCACTTCGTTGACGTCACCGACCACGTCGAGGACAAGGTCGCGGCCATCCACATCCACGTCAGCCAGCATCCCGACGCCGGGGCGATGGAACGCACCGTCCGCGGCCTTATGCTGGCCAACGCGGAGCGCGCAGGACTGGCGCCGGGCCGCAGCGCCGAGGCCTTTCACGTGGTGGCCGTCAACGGACCCGGGACCATCGCCGGTTTCTAG
- a CDS encoding gluconokinase: MAKTAQQPVLVIMGVSGSGKSTVAGLLAGRLGWDFAEGDDLHPASNVAKMQAGQPLTDEDRWPWLDSIAGWIREHRAAGTPGIVTCSALKKRYRDVLRGEGIVFVFLEGSKDRISGRLASRHGHFMPPALLESQFDALEAPTEDEDFLTLCVGATPAEEAQEIIDRLHLGEAAGR, translated from the coding sequence ATGGCGAAGACTGCGCAACAGCCCGTACTGGTCATCATGGGCGTCTCCGGCTCCGGCAAGTCAACCGTTGCCGGGCTGCTGGCCGGCCGGCTTGGCTGGGACTTCGCCGAAGGTGATGACCTGCACCCGGCCTCCAACGTGGCCAAGATGCAGGCCGGCCAGCCGCTGACTGATGAAGACCGCTGGCCCTGGCTGGACAGCATCGCGGGGTGGATCCGGGAGCACAGGGCCGCAGGCACGCCCGGCATCGTGACCTGCTCGGCGTTGAAGAAGCGGTACCGCGACGTCCTCCGCGGGGAGGGCATCGTCTTTGTCTTCCTCGAAGGCAGCAAGGACAGGATCTCGGGCCGGCTCGCGTCCCGCCACGGGCACTTCATGCCGCCGGCCCTGCTCGAGTCACAGTTCGACGCGCTGGAGGCCCCGACCGAGGATGAGGACTTCCTTACCCTGTGTGTCGGCGCGACCCCGGCGGAGGAAGCCCAGGAAATCATCGACCGCCTCCACCTCGGGGAAGCCGCCGGGCGGTAG
- a CDS encoding tRNA (cytidine(34)-2'-O)-methyltransferase, with protein MFRILFHSPEIPGNTGNAIRLAAITGAQLHLIEPLGFDFSDAKLRRAGLDYHDLAVVTVHPDLGAAWEALQPERVFAFTSDGNTSYTDIRYRPGDVLMFGRESVGLSEDVKHDPHVTSRVRLPMLPALRSLNLANAASIAVYEAWRQQGFAGAKL; from the coding sequence GTGTTCCGCATCCTCTTTCACAGCCCCGAAATCCCCGGCAATACCGGCAACGCCATCCGGCTGGCCGCCATTACCGGCGCCCAGCTGCACCTAATTGAGCCGCTGGGTTTCGATTTCTCCGATGCCAAGCTCCGCCGCGCCGGCCTGGACTACCACGACCTGGCCGTCGTGACCGTGCATCCGGACCTCGGCGCCGCCTGGGAGGCTCTGCAGCCCGAGCGGGTCTTCGCGTTTACCTCCGACGGCAATACCTCCTACACCGACATCAGATACCGTCCCGGCGACGTGCTGATGTTCGGCCGTGAATCGGTCGGGCTCTCCGAGGACGTGAAGCACGATCCGCACGTGACGTCCCGGGTCCGGCTGCCCATGCTGCCGGCGCTGCGCTCGCTGAACCTCGCCAACGCGGCGTCGATCGCGGTCTACGAGGCCTGGCGGCAGCAGGGCTTCGCCGGCGCGAAGCTCTAG
- the mnmA gene encoding tRNA 2-thiouridine(34) synthase MnmA, protein MRVLAAMSGGVDSAVAAARAVEAGHDVVGVHLALSRMPGTLRTGSRGCCTIEDSRDAWRACDVLGIPYYVWDFSERFKEDVVQDFIDEYAAGRTPNPCMRCNERIKFAALLEKAIALGFDAVCTGHYAKVITDADGNPELHRAADWAKDQSYVLGVLTHEQLKHSMFPLADTPSKAEVRAEAERRGLSVANKPDSHDICFIPDGDTAGWLAEKIEMSTGDIVDESGTKVGEHPGANAFTVGQRRGLKLGTPAADGKPRFVLEIRPKENKVVVGPEALLAIDEIRGIKVSWAGLPIGEIATGEEFDCHAQVRAHGDPVPAAARMDQGNLVVTLAEPLRGVAPGQTVVLYQGSRVLGQATIDAARSLQRAAL, encoded by the coding sequence ATGCGAGTTCTTGCAGCCATGAGCGGCGGCGTTGATTCCGCCGTCGCCGCCGCCCGCGCCGTCGAAGCCGGGCACGACGTCGTCGGCGTCCACCTTGCGCTTTCGCGCATGCCGGGAACGTTGCGTACCGGCAGCCGAGGCTGCTGCACGATCGAGGATTCCCGCGACGCCTGGCGGGCCTGCGACGTGCTCGGCATCCCCTACTACGTGTGGGACTTCTCCGAGCGTTTCAAGGAAGACGTCGTCCAGGACTTCATCGACGAGTACGCCGCCGGCCGCACGCCGAACCCGTGCATGCGCTGCAACGAGCGGATCAAGTTTGCCGCCCTGCTGGAAAAGGCGATCGCCCTGGGGTTCGACGCCGTCTGCACCGGCCACTACGCCAAGGTGATCACCGACGCCGACGGCAATCCGGAATTGCACCGGGCCGCGGACTGGGCCAAGGACCAGAGCTACGTGCTGGGAGTGCTCACGCACGAACAGCTGAAGCACTCGATGTTCCCGCTGGCGGACACCCCCTCCAAGGCCGAGGTGCGCGCCGAGGCCGAGCGCCGCGGGCTGTCGGTGGCCAACAAGCCCGACAGTCATGACATCTGCTTCATCCCGGACGGTGACACGGCCGGCTGGCTGGCCGAAAAGATCGAGATGAGCACCGGCGACATCGTCGATGAGTCGGGCACCAAAGTCGGTGAACACCCCGGCGCGAATGCCTTCACCGTCGGCCAGCGCCGCGGCCTGAAGCTGGGCACCCCGGCCGCCGACGGCAAGCCGCGCTTCGTGCTGGAGATTCGGCCCAAGGAAAACAAGGTGGTGGTGGGTCCGGAGGCCCTGCTCGCCATTGACGAGATCCGGGGCATTAAGGTCTCCTGGGCCGGGCTGCCGATCGGTGAAATTGCCACCGGCGAGGAGTTTGACTGCCACGCCCAGGTCCGCGCCCACGGCGACCCGGTGCCGGCGGCCGCCCGCATGGACCAGGGGAACCTGGTGGTGACCCTCGCCGAGCCGCTGCGCGGCGTCGCCCCCGGCCAGACCGTGGTCCTGTACCAGGGCAGCCGAGTCCTCGGCCAGGCCACGATCGACGCCGCCCGCTCCCTGCAGCGCGCAGCCCTCTAA
- a CDS encoding J domain-containing protein: MTQGSSHYQVLRIPVTATDKDIKVAYRRAARTAHPDHGGDAATFRRVTLAYETLIDAKRRADYDRSYGSGTAYASRTAPAEEGAHFDAPAAGSRASAHVRRPNEPRNTSADAPVYVPSFDDVAAAGEVPLIPASVARQQIHGMPRRRGIFGAEARIQREMRTVQLITRQILPGIPAARLINGLQSPADNSHIDHVLLSGYRMAVIGSMLLPPGAYAWNGHTLNHGGRSVAPPQLAHVVRRMQDIFPELNVTGWTVVHSSDGNLHEPVIDRHGRSRGRGESPETVQVVNGAGLARGLKQFLGSGPAPNTVNVPVLARLLRGMH, translated from the coding sequence TTGACGCAGGGCAGCTCGCACTACCAAGTCCTCCGGATCCCCGTCACGGCGACGGACAAGGACATCAAGGTGGCGTACCGCAGGGCCGCCCGCACGGCGCACCCCGACCACGGCGGTGACGCCGCCACCTTCCGCCGGGTGACCCTCGCCTACGAGACCCTGATCGACGCCAAGCGCCGGGCTGACTACGACCGCTCCTACGGCAGTGGCACCGCCTATGCCAGCCGCACGGCACCGGCCGAGGAAGGCGCCCACTTCGATGCACCGGCAGCCGGCAGCCGGGCCTCCGCGCACGTCCGCCGTCCCAATGAGCCGCGAAACACCTCCGCCGACGCCCCGGTCTACGTCCCGTCCTTCGACGACGTGGCCGCAGCGGGCGAGGTTCCGCTGATCCCGGCGTCGGTGGCCCGCCAACAGATCCACGGCATGCCAAGGCGGCGCGGCATCTTCGGGGCGGAGGCACGCATCCAGCGCGAGATGCGGACGGTGCAGTTGATTACCCGGCAGATCCTCCCGGGCATTCCCGCCGCCCGCCTGATCAACGGCCTGCAGTCGCCGGCGGACAACAGCCACATCGACCACGTGCTGCTCTCCGGATACCGGATGGCCGTGATCGGTTCCATGCTGCTGCCGCCGGGTGCCTACGCCTGGAACGGGCACACCCTGAACCATGGCGGCCGGTCCGTCGCGCCGCCGCAGCTTGCCCACGTGGTGCGCCGGATGCAGGACATTTTCCCGGAGTTGAACGTCACCGGCTGGACAGTGGTGCACAGCAGCGACGGCAACCTCCACGAACCGGTGATCGACCGGCACGGCCGCTCCCGGGGCCGCGGGGAAAGTCCCGAGACCGTGCAGGTGGTCAACGGCGCCGGACTGGCCCGCGGCCTCAAGCAGTTCCTCGGCTCGGGACCGGCCCCCAACACCGTCAACGTACCGGTACTGGCGCGCCTGCTGCGAGGGATGCACTAG
- the sigK gene encoding ECF RNA polymerase sigma factor SigK → METPNAPNPEAAAPPSASADVNRRLVALLGQIAAGDQAAFAEFYQLTSRRVFGMARRVLIDAELSEDTTQEVFLQVWQNASKFNADAGTPLAWLMTISHRRAVDKVRSSQSASDREAKYGASSQEVDHDSVSDEVGSRLEAEAVVRCLDTLTDTQQESVRLAYYGGLTYREVAEKLNAAVPTIKSRIRDGLIRLKTCLGVS, encoded by the coding sequence ATGGAAACTCCGAATGCCCCGAACCCCGAGGCCGCCGCTCCCCCCAGCGCCTCAGCCGACGTAAACCGCCGGCTGGTTGCCTTGCTGGGGCAGATCGCCGCCGGGGACCAGGCCGCCTTCGCCGAGTTTTACCAGCTCACCTCGCGCCGGGTCTTTGGCATGGCGCGCCGGGTGCTGATCGACGCGGAACTGAGTGAGGACACCACCCAGGAGGTCTTTCTCCAGGTGTGGCAAAACGCGTCGAAATTCAACGCCGACGCCGGCACCCCGCTCGCGTGGCTCATGACGATTTCGCACCGCCGGGCCGTTGACAAGGTCCGCTCCTCCCAGTCCGCCAGCGACCGGGAAGCCAAATACGGCGCCAGCAGCCAGGAAGTCGACCACGACTCCGTTTCCGACGAGGTGGGCAGCCGGCTTGAAGCCGAAGCCGTGGTCCGGTGCCTGGACACGCTGACCGACACACAGCAGGAATCCGTCCGGCTCGCCTATTACGGCGGCCTGACTTACCGGGAAGTCGCCGAGAAGCTCAACGCGGCCGTCCCCACCATCAAGTCCCGCATCCGCGACGGACTGATCCGCTTGAAAACCTGTTTGGGGGTGAGTTGA
- a CDS encoding cysteine desulfurase family protein, whose amino-acid sequence MPVYLDHAATTPLAPEALAALTRELARTGNPSSLHGSGRRARRAVEDGREALAAAAGAHPSEIIFTSGGTEADNLAVKGLYWARRAEDPRRTRVLCSTVEHHAVLDTVEWLERHEGADVRWLPVDAEGVLDLAALAAELAEDPASIALVTVMWANNEVGSIQPVAEIVRLAHAAGVPVHSDAVQAFGSVPVDFRGSGLDAMSISGHKIGGPVGVGALVLGRAVKLTPVQHGGGQERDVRSGTLDTASIAAFAAAAEAAAGNLAAESARIAGLRDRLIEGVRAAVPDAVLRGAPGVGRLPGNAHFTFPGCEGDSLLFLLDLVGVESSTGSACTAGVPRPSHVLLAMGLDEETARGAQRFTLGHLSSEADVDALLAALPDAYARARLAGMAGHVSSIQTAGTQAGAPG is encoded by the coding sequence GTGCCTGTATATCTAGACCACGCCGCCACTACGCCCCTCGCTCCCGAGGCGCTGGCCGCGCTGACCCGGGAGCTGGCCAGGACCGGGAACCCTTCCTCGCTGCACGGTTCGGGCCGCCGCGCCCGCCGGGCCGTGGAGGACGGCCGGGAGGCGCTGGCCGCCGCCGCGGGTGCGCACCCCTCGGAAATCATCTTCACCTCCGGCGGCACTGAGGCTGACAACCTCGCCGTCAAAGGCCTGTACTGGGCCCGGCGCGCGGAGGATCCGCGGCGCACCCGCGTCCTGTGTTCCACAGTCGAACACCACGCGGTGCTGGACACCGTGGAGTGGCTGGAGCGGCACGAAGGCGCCGACGTCCGCTGGCTGCCCGTCGACGCCGAAGGCGTGCTGGACCTGGCCGCCCTGGCCGCGGAACTGGCCGAGGATCCCGCCTCGATCGCCCTGGTCACAGTGATGTGGGCCAACAACGAGGTGGGCAGCATCCAGCCGGTCGCCGAGATCGTGCGGCTGGCGCACGCCGCGGGCGTGCCGGTGCATTCCGACGCCGTGCAGGCGTTCGGCTCCGTCCCCGTCGACTTCCGCGGTTCCGGCCTGGATGCCATGTCCATCTCCGGGCACAAGATCGGCGGCCCGGTCGGCGTCGGCGCCCTGGTCCTGGGCCGGGCCGTGAAGCTGACCCCGGTCCAGCACGGCGGGGGACAGGAACGCGATGTGCGCTCCGGCACGCTGGACACCGCGTCTATTGCAGCCTTCGCCGCTGCCGCGGAGGCTGCCGCCGGCAACCTTGCCGCAGAGTCCGCGCGGATCGCGGGGCTCCGGGACCGGTTGATCGAGGGTGTCCGCGCCGCCGTTCCCGACGCCGTGCTGCGCGGGGCCCCCGGGGTCGGCCGCCTGCCCGGCAACGCCCACTTCACCTTCCCCGGCTGCGAGGGCGACTCGCTGCTGTTCCTGCTGGACCTTGTCGGCGTCGAATCCTCCACCGGGTCAGCCTGCACCGCCGGCGTTCCCCGGCCCTCCCACGTACTCCTCGCCATGGGCCTGGACGAGGAGACCGCCCGCGGCGCCCAGCGCTTCACCTTGGGCCATTTGTCTTCCGAAGCCGACGTCGACGCCCTGCTGGCCGCCCTGCCGGATGCCTACGCGCGCGCCCGGCTGGCGGGCATGGCGGGGCACGTGTCGAGCATCCAGACGGCAGGCACCCAGGCTGGCGCCCCCGGCTGA
- a CDS encoding DMT family transporter: MKAPLYLVLATLFWSGNYVVGQAAVASMTPLQLTFWRWALAAVPLLVLAHLVEKPDWRTVLRRWPVLLLLSVLGMSGYTLLLYSALGYTSALNASLITAANPALIVVLAIVVLGEKTTRLGWLGIGLGMLGVLLVLTRGELERVVSLTINTGELMMTGAIGVWACYTIVARRLGVAPITSTAVQVAMATVTLAPFAVALHVQLPSTPADAWSLAYIAVFPSLGAYLFWNLALKTTPPGTAGNYLNLMVVFTAVITVVLGTALTLVQVAGGILVLAGVLLTGTKGQARVKAA; this comes from the coding sequence GTGAAAGCGCCCTTGTACCTTGTCCTGGCGACCCTCTTCTGGTCCGGCAACTACGTCGTCGGGCAGGCGGCGGTGGCCTCGATGACGCCCCTGCAGCTGACGTTTTGGCGCTGGGCCCTGGCCGCTGTGCCGCTGCTGGTCCTGGCCCACCTGGTGGAAAAGCCCGACTGGCGGACGGTGCTGCGCCGCTGGCCGGTGCTCCTGCTGCTGAGCGTGCTCGGCATGAGCGGCTATACCCTCCTGCTCTACAGCGCACTGGGCTACACGTCGGCATTGAACGCTTCCCTGATCACGGCCGCCAACCCGGCCCTGATCGTCGTCCTGGCCATCGTCGTGCTCGGCGAGAAAACTACGCGGCTGGGCTGGCTGGGCATCGGGCTGGGGATGCTGGGCGTGCTGCTGGTCCTGACCCGCGGTGAACTGGAACGGGTGGTGAGCCTCACGATCAACACGGGCGAGCTGATGATGACCGGCGCCATCGGGGTCTGGGCTTGTTACACCATCGTCGCCCGACGGCTCGGCGTTGCGCCCATCACCTCGACGGCGGTGCAGGTCGCCATGGCCACCGTGACGCTGGCACCGTTCGCCGTGGCACTCCACGTGCAACTGCCCTCCACCCCGGCCGATGCCTGGTCACTGGCCTACATTGCAGTCTTCCCGTCACTGGGCGCGTACCTCTTCTGGAACCTGGCCTTGAAGACCACCCCGCCCGGCACCGCGGGCAACTACCTGAACCTGATGGTGGTCTTCACGGCCGTCATTACAGTTGTGCTTGGCACGGCGCTGACACTGGTCCAGGTCGCAGGCGGCATCCTGGTCCTCGCGGGCGTCCTGTTGACCGGCACGAAGGGGCAGGCCAGGGTCAAAGCGGCCTGA
- a CDS encoding anti-sigma factor: protein MNPLNSGRTPGGFSTDIAADLSSGRAVDLAEVYALHALDDAERSAVDRYIAGAAPAERAEFQKRVLQARETLTLSFTAEEEPPAGLFDRIVAALPAQQPGRTGEGLPAPTVPPVVARPVRDQAGSPVPDELGAARQRREERRRPQGMRNWLVGVAAAALIAVGGVGVGAYVANQNDPLNQVMQAGDVRKATIEVKGGGTASLTLSSSKDAAVVKMNDVPAPPAGKVYQMWLIPKDGSAPVSKGLMDAEALSKPAVVTGIGSAASLGITVEPAGGSKMPTTPTVANAPLGA from the coding sequence ATGAATCCACTGAACAGCGGCCGCACGCCCGGCGGCTTCTCCACCGACATCGCGGCAGACCTCAGCTCCGGCCGCGCCGTAGACCTCGCCGAAGTCTATGCGCTGCACGCCCTCGACGACGCCGAGCGCAGCGCCGTCGACCGCTACATCGCCGGAGCCGCGCCCGCCGAGCGCGCCGAGTTCCAGAAACGTGTCCTGCAGGCCCGTGAAACGCTGACCCTGAGCTTCACCGCGGAGGAGGAGCCGCCGGCCGGGCTCTTTGACCGCATCGTCGCCGCCCTTCCGGCGCAGCAGCCCGGCAGAACCGGTGAAGGCCTCCCCGCACCAACTGTTCCCCCCGTCGTCGCGCGACCGGTCCGGGATCAGGCCGGGTCTCCGGTCCCGGACGAACTCGGCGCTGCCCGCCAGCGCCGTGAGGAACGGCGCCGGCCCCAGGGCATGCGCAACTGGCTGGTCGGCGTCGCCGCGGCGGCTCTTATCGCGGTGGGCGGGGTCGGCGTCGGCGCCTATGTCGCCAACCAGAACGATCCGCTCAACCAGGTGATGCAGGCCGGTGACGTCCGCAAGGCCACGATCGAGGTGAAAGGCGGGGGCACGGCGTCCCTGACCCTCTCGTCCTCGAAGGACGCCGCTGTGGTGAAGATGAATGACGTCCCGGCCCCGCCGGCCGGCAAGGTCTACCAGATGTGGCTGATCCCCAAGGACGGCTCCGCGCCGGTGTCCAAGGGGTTGATGGATGCGGAAGCGCTGTCCAAGCCGGCTGTCGTTACGGGCATCGGCTCCGCGGCATCCCTGGGAATCACGGTGGAGCCGGCGGGCGGCTCCAAGATGCCCACCACACCCACCGTGGCCAACGCCCCGCTTGGCGCCTGA